Proteins from one Mesorhizobium sp. AR10 genomic window:
- the glyA gene encoding serine hydroxymethyltransferase, translating to MDNSADGAIAQPDTYGRSPLAAVDCRAHELLLRQERQERTTLKLIASENFASSAVLEATGSIFTNKYAEGYPGARYYAGNEIVDELENLAIERLKTLFGSEHANVQPYSGSPANQAVYRALLSPGDKVMGLSLPGGGHLTHGWAVNFSGADYKRVPYGLHEKTQQIDYHRLRETAKRERPKLIWVGGTAYARVFDYAAMAEIASEVNSYLVADIAHISGLIVAGAHPNPVGHCDVVSSTSHKSIRGPRGGFILSRNEDRYQALYHPKSKHNLAKRIDRAVFPLLQGGPHMNIIAALAVTLQEAANPSFRVYGQQIVKNAKALAQALLERGYDLVTGGTDNHMLILDMRDRPLSGKAYAERLAKAGIITNFNMVPGDPRHPAVTSGIRLGSPAMTSMGMREAEMVQIAAFIDLVCRQPNDPDVHAWVRREVADFCAAFEVPGITDR from the coding sequence ATTGACAACTCCGCCGACGGCGCCATCGCGCAGCCCGACACCTACGGACGGTCTCCCTTGGCCGCGGTCGATTGCCGCGCTCACGAACTGCTTCTTAGACAGGAGCGGCAGGAGCGCACGACGCTCAAACTGATCGCTTCTGAGAACTTCGCCTCTTCGGCCGTGCTGGAAGCGACCGGCTCGATTTTCACGAACAAGTACGCCGAGGGATACCCCGGTGCGCGCTACTACGCGGGAAACGAGATCGTCGATGAGCTTGAGAACCTCGCCATTGAGCGCTTGAAAACACTATTTGGCAGCGAACACGCCAACGTCCAGCCTTATTCCGGCTCGCCGGCCAATCAGGCTGTCTATCGCGCGCTTTTGAGCCCGGGCGACAAGGTGATGGGCTTGTCTCTCCCCGGTGGGGGTCATCTGACACATGGATGGGCCGTCAACTTCTCCGGCGCTGATTACAAACGCGTCCCCTATGGGCTGCACGAAAAGACGCAGCAGATTGACTATCACCGCTTGCGCGAGACGGCCAAGCGGGAACGGCCGAAACTCATTTGGGTCGGCGGAACTGCTTATGCCCGCGTTTTTGACTATGCGGCAATGGCGGAAATCGCTTCGGAGGTGAACTCCTATCTCGTGGCCGACATCGCGCACATAAGCGGCCTCATTGTCGCGGGAGCGCACCCGAACCCCGTCGGCCATTGCGACGTCGTCAGCAGCACGTCTCACAAGTCAATCCGCGGTCCCCGCGGGGGCTTCATTTTGTCAAGGAATGAAGATCGCTATCAGGCGCTCTATCATCCGAAAAGCAAACACAATCTGGCCAAACGTATAGACCGTGCGGTGTTCCCTCTCCTGCAGGGCGGACCGCATATGAATATCATCGCCGCTCTAGCTGTCACTTTGCAGGAAGCCGCGAACCCGTCCTTCCGTGTCTACGGTCAGCAGATCGTCAAGAATGCCAAGGCGCTGGCCCAGGCGCTTCTGGAGCGAGGGTATGACCTGGTCACCGGGGGGACTGACAATCACATGCTGATCCTTGATATGCGCGATCGACCACTGTCAGGCAAAGCCTATGCGGAGCGATTGGCAAAGGCAGGCATCATTACGAATTTTAACATGGTGCCGGGCGACCCGCGCCATCCGGCGGTCACAAGCGGAATTCGCCTGGGGTCGCCAGCTATGACGTCCATGGGCATGCGCGAGGCGGAAATGGTGCAGATTGCCGCCTTCATCGACCTGGTCTGCCGCCAGCCCAATGATCCGGATGTCCATGCCTGGGTGCGGAGAGAGGTCGCCGACTTCTGCGCTGCGTTCGAGGTCCCTGGCATCACCGACAGGTAA
- a CDS encoding tetratricopeptide repeat protein, producing the protein MNSHENAVAAPYSVLFAVLAILPLAGCASWNKPGLSVKETSPPELLGANNIDPAMRERIWRAVSQDSQVQALRDDLKQHPDNVDAAIRLTKALLAQERAHEALQVLDSVLVAVPGNLRALNAKGVVLDNEGRHDAAQALYRQALEAEPENQMLHHNLNLSLAFDGKSKRSALAPSR; encoded by the coding sequence ATGAATTCACATGAGAATGCAGTCGCTGCGCCGTACTCAGTTCTCTTCGCAGTGCTCGCCATTCTGCCTCTCGCGGGTTGCGCTAGCTGGAATAAGCCGGGTCTTTCAGTGAAGGAGACATCGCCACCAGAGTTGCTGGGCGCCAATAACATCGATCCGGCTATGCGCGAACGCATTTGGCGCGCAGTCAGTCAGGATTCTCAAGTGCAGGCTTTGCGGGATGATCTGAAGCAGCATCCGGACAATGTCGATGCGGCAATCCGTCTTACGAAGGCCTTGCTGGCGCAGGAACGCGCGCATGAGGCGCTTCAGGTACTCGACAGCGTCTTAGTTGCCGTCCCAGGAAATTTGCGTGCATTGAATGCGAAGGGAGTTGTCTTGGATAACGAGGGGCGGCATGACGCGGCACAAGCGCTATACCGCCAAGCTCTCGAAGCAGAGCCAGAGAATCAGATGTTGCACCATAATCTCAACCTGTCGCTAGCGTTTGACGGGAAGTCCAAACGGAGTGCGTTGGCACCATCGCGATAG